In Massilia sp. METH4, the genomic window GAAGAGCTTCGCCACCGAGGCGATCGTGGAGCGCCGCAGCCTCATCGTCGCCGTGGTGCAGAAGGTGATCGACAAGTGGGATGCCGACACCATTGCTCAGAAGCTGGAGCTGCACGTGGGCAGCGACCTGCAATTCATCCGCATCAACGGCACGCTGGTCGGCGGTGTGGTGGGCGTGCTGCTGTACGCGCTGTCACTGGGGCTGGGCCGCTTCTGAGCAAGGTAGAATAGCCGGCTTCCCACTGTTGTTTGCCCCGTCCGATGAACTGCCGCGACCATTGCGGTGCGTGCTGCACCGCCCCTTCGATCACCAGCCCAATCCCCGGCATGCCGAACGGCAAGCCGGCCGGCGTGCGTTGCGTGCAGCTCGATGACGACAACCGCTGCCGGATCTTCGGCAAGCCGGAGCGGCCGGCGTTCTGTGGTGGGTTGCAGCCTTCGGCCGAGATGTGCGGGGCGGATCGCGAGCAGGCGATGCTTTGGTTGGGGGAACTGGAGCGCATCACCGCACCGGTAGCCTAGGTAGTCTCCCGCTCCACGATCGTAAACCCCACATCCCTCACCGGCTCGGCCACGGTCAGCCCGTCGGCCCGCTGCATGATGTACTGCGCGGCGGTATGCCCGATCAGCGTGCCGTCGACGCGCACGGAAGTGAGCGCGGGATGCAGCTCGCGCGACATGGCCAGGTCGCCCAGCCCGATGATCGCCAGTTGCTCCGGCACGCGGATGCCCTGCACGTGCGCCTCGGTCAGCACGCCCAGCGCCACCATGTCCGAGCTGCAGAAGATGGCGTCCAGCGAAGCGTCTTTTGCCAGCAGTGCCCGCAAGCCTTCGCGGCCGCTGGCGACGGAGCTGGGGGCGGGCACCATGTGCGTCGGCACCACATCCGCGCCCAGCGCCTGGGCGGCGTTGGCGAAGGCCAGGTTGCGCCGGAGCGCGCGCTCGTCGTCGGCGCTGATGCAGGCGATGCGCCGCCGGCCCCGCTTGTGCAGGAACTGCGCGACGGCGGCGCCCACCTTTTCGTGCGAAAAGCCCACCAGCATGTCGACGGGCGTCGGCGTCAGGTCCCACGTTTCCACGACGGGGATGCCGCTGGCGACGAGCCGGCGCCGCGCCAGCGTGGAGTGCATGATGCCTGTAAGGATTACGCCATCGGGACGGCGGCCGATGATCGTTTCCAGCAGCGCATCTTCGCGCGAGCCATGGTAGCCGGACTGGCCGAGCATCATCTGGTAGCCGTTGGCGGCCAGCGTTTCGGTGAGCGCCTGTACCGTTTCCAGGAACACGGAACCGGTAATGGTCGGTACCACGGCCGCCACCAGCCGGGAGCGGCGCGAGGCCAGGCCGCCGGCGAGCAGGTTGGGCACGTAGCCGGTGCGCTCGACGGCATCCTTTACCCGCTGGAGGATCTCGTCGGACACCGCGTCGGGCGTGTTCAGCGCGCGCGATGCCGTGATCGGCGCCACGTTCGCCAGCCGCGCCACGTCGCGCAAGGTCAGGCCCAGGCCCTTGCGGCGGCGGCGCCTGGTATCGTCGCCGTTGGAATCGTCGCCCATCAGCGCACCAGGCAGGGCCGTTTGCTGTCGAACTGCCAGCCGGGGACCAGGAATTGCATGGCGATCGCGTCGTTGCGCGCCCCCAGGCCCATGCCCAGGTAACGCTGGTGCGCCGCTTCCACCTCGGCCATGTCGAGCTCGACGCCGAGGCCCGGCTTCTTCGGCACGTCGACGAGGCCGCCGGCGATCTTCAAGGGCTCCTTCGTCAGGCGCTGGCCATCCTGCCAGATCCAGTGCGTGTCGATCGCCGTGATATTGCCCGGCGCCGCCGCGGCCACGTGGGTGAACATGGCCAGCGACACGTCGAAGTGGTTGTTCGAATGCGAGCCCCACGTGAGGCCGAAGGCCTGGCACAGCTGGGCCACGCGCACGGAACCCTGCATGGTCCAGAAATGCGGGTCGGCCAGTGGAATCGTCACCGATTGCAGGGCAATGGCATGGCTCATCTCGCGCCAGTCGGTGGCGATCATGTTCGTGGCGGTCGGCAGGCCCGTGGCGCGGCGGAACTCGGCCATCACCTCGCGGCCCGAGTAGCCGTTCTCCGGGCCGCACGGGTCTTCCGCATAGGCCAGCACGTCGCCCTTGTCGCGGCACAGCCGGATCGCATCCTTCAGCAGCCAGCCGCCGTTCGGATCGAGCGTGATGCGCGCCCCGGGGAAGCGCTCGGCCAGCGCGGTGACCGCCTCGATCTCCTCCTCGCCGCGCAGCACGCCGCCCTTCAGCTTGAAGTCGCGGAAGCCGTAGCGCTCGTACGCCGCCTCGGCCAGCGCCACCACGGCCTCGGGCGTCAGGGCTTCTTCGTGGCGCAGCCGGCTCCAGGCGTCCGGCGCATCGGCCTCGCTGGCGTACGGCAGGTCGGTCTTGTTGCGGTCGCCGATATAGAACAGGTAGCCCAGCATCGGCACCTGGTCGCGCTGCTGCCCTTCGCCCAGCAGCGCCGCCAGCGGGACGCCGAGGAACTGGCCGAGCAGGTCGAGCATCGCGCATTCGATCGCCGTCACCGCGTGGATCGCCACGCGCAGGTCGAAAGTCTGCACGCCGCGCCCGCGCGCATCGCGGCTGGCGAAGGCGGTGCGCGCCGAGTTCAGCACGGCGTTGTAGTCGCCGACCGGGCGGCCGACGATCAGCGCCTCGGCCTCTTCCAGCGTCTTGCGGATCGCCTCGCCGCCCGGCACCTCCCCGACACCCTGCCGCCCCGCACTGTCGGTGAGGATCAGCAGATTGCGGGTGAAGAACGGCGCATGGGCGCCCGAGAGGTTGAGCAGCATGCTGTCCCGCCCCGCGACGGGAATCACGCGCGCAGAGGTGATGACCGGGGTATCGTTCATGGTGTCTTTCATTGCAGGTGCAGGGTGGTTTCCAGTCGGACGTCGTCGGAGGCGCTGCCGACCATCAGCTTGAATTCGCCGGGCTCGGCGCCCCATTTCAACTGGCTGTTGAAGAAGGCCAGCGTGTCGCGATCGATCGTGAACGTGACGCGGCGCCGTTCGCCCGGTTGCAGGTGCACCTTGGCGAAGCCCTTCAATTCCTTCAGCGGGCGCACGACGGACGCCACCATGTCGCGGATGTACAGCTGCGCGATCTCGGTGCCGGCCACCTTGCCGCGGTTCTCCAGTTCGAACGACAGCGTGGCCGTCTGCCCCGCCCGCAGCACGGTGCGGTCCAGCTGCACGCCCGAGTAGCCGAATTCCGTATAGCTCTTGCCGTGGCCGAAGGCATAGCGCGGCGTGTTCGGCGAATCGATGTAGGCGGAGCGGTAGACGATGTCCTTCTCGTCCACGACGGGGCGGCCCGTGTTGTACTGGGCGTACGAGATCGGGATCTGGCCCAGGTTGCGCGGGAATGTCGCGGGCAGCTTGCCGGATGGGTTGTAGTCGCCGAACAGCACGTCCGCCACGGCATTGCCGCCCTCGGAGCCCGGGAACCACGCGTACAGGATCGCGTCGGCGTGATCGGCGATCTCGTTGAAGATCATCGGCCGGCCAGCGAACAGCACGGCGACGACCGGCTTGCCGGTGGCCTTCAGCCGCTGGAACAACTCCGTCTGCCGTCCGGGAAGGCCGATATCGGTACGTGACTTCGCCTCGCCGCTCATGTCCCACGTTTCGCCGACGGCCAGCACGATCACGTCGGCCTTGGCGGCGGCGGCGACGGCCGCGTCGAAGCCTTCGGCCGTGGCGCAGCCGGGCGCGCACGCGGCCGCATGGCTGACCTGCGCACGAGGCGCTCCGTTGCGGATGCCATCCAGGACGCTGACGACCTCGCCGCGCACATCCGACACCACCCAGCCGCCTTCCAGGTCGCGCCGCGAATCGGCCAGCGGGCCGATGACGGCGATATGCCTGGCGTTCTTCGCCAGCGGCAGCACATTCCTCTCGTTCTTCAGCAGCACGAGCGACTTGCGGGCCACGTCGCGCGCGATGGCGCGGTGCGCGGGGTCGGCCAGCACCGCCTGCTCGCGCTGCGGGTCCGAGAAGCGGTACGGATCGTCGAACAGGCCCATCTCGAACTTCTTGCGCAGGATGCGGCGCACGGCGTCGTCCACGTTCTTCTGCGGCACCTTGCCATCCTTGACCGCCTGCGCCAGGTGGGCGATGTACGCCTCCCCTTCCATGTCCATGTCGCTGCCGGCATTGATGGCTTTCACGGCCGCGTCGGACAAGTCCTTCGCATAACCGTGCAGCACCATCTCCTTGACGGATGCCCAGTCGGAGACGACGAAGCCCCTGTACTTCCACTCGCCTTTCAGGATATCGCGCTGCAGCAGGGCGCTGCCGGTGGCGGGCACGCCGTTCAAGGTGTTGAACGAGTTCATGAAGGTGGCCACGCCGGCATCGGCGGCCGCCTTGAACGGCGGCAGGTAGACTTCATGCAGCTGCTGCGGGCTCATGTCCACCGCGTTGTAGTCCCGGCCGGCAATGGCGGCGCCGTAGGCCGCAAAGTGCTTGGCGGTGGCCATCACACGGTCGGTCGCGCCCAGCGCCGCGCCCTGGAAGCCGCGCACGCGGGCGACGGCGATCTTCGAGCCGAGATGCGTATCCTCGCCGGCGCCTTCCATCACGCGGCCCCAGCGCGGGTCGCGGCCGATGTCGACCATCGGCGCGAACGTCCAGTGGATGCCGGCGGCCGCCGCCTCGCGCGCGGCCACCCGCGCCGATTGCTCGATCGCTTCCAGGTCCCACGATGCCGCCTCGCCGATCGGCACGGGGAACACGGTCCGGTAGCCGTGGATGACGTCCAGCCCGAACAGCAGCGGGATCTTCAGGCGCGATTGCAGCGCCAGCGCCTGCGCCTCGCGCGTTTCCTTCGCCCCCTTGATGTTGAGCACGGAACCCACGTTGCCGGCCCTGATCTCGGAATTCTGGCTGGCGCGCTTGGCCGCTTCCGGCCCCGTGGCTTCGGCGCCGGACAGCTGGTGCAGCTGCCCCACCTTTTCCTGCAAGGTCATGCGCTTGAGCAGCGCATCGACCTTGCGGTCGATTGCATCCTGGGCAAGCGAGAGAGCGGGCATCGCGATCAGCGACACGGCCAGCGCGGCGGGTCGTAACGTCATCAAGGGTCTCCTATTTATATTGCTGCTGTTTCTTGTCGTAGTAAGCCTTCAGCGTGTGGAAGGCCAGTTTTCGTTTGCCGCTCTGCGTGATCAAGCCCTTGCGGTTCCAGAAGTCCTGGTAGTAAGGGTGCGGGCGGCGCGGCGAGCGGAAGTCCACGAGGATCCAGGGCGTCATGCCGCGCAGGCCGGGAATGGCCTCGAGCATCCGGAACTGGTTCTTGTAGAGCTGGTCCTGGTATTCCTCGCTCCAGCGGGTGTCGGCATCGCCATGAAAACCGCCCAGCGCGTCGGCGCCGAACTCGGTGATGATCACCGGCTTGTCGTAGGGGATGTTGAAGTGGAAGTCCAGCATGTCCTTGTTGCTGGCCCAGTACCAGCCGGCGTACTCGTTGAAGCTGGCCAGGTCGAGCTTGTCGGCAAGCGGGTCTTCCACGGTCACTTCATTGCCGTTGCGGTGCACTTCCAGCGCGGCGCCGACGAGGCGTGTATCGTCCAGCGCGCGCACCGTGTCGGCCAGCTTGAACATGAAGGCATTGCGCGGTTCGCTCACGGGCGTTTCGTTCCCGATCGACCAGACCACGACGCTGGCGCGGTTCTTGTCGCGCACCACCAGCTCCGTCAGCTGCTGCTGCGCGTTCTTCAGGGTTGCAGGGTTTTCCCACGAGATGGTCCAGTAGACCGGTACCTCGGCCCACACCATCAGGCCCATCTCGTCCGCCAGGCGTATCATTTCCTCGCTGTGCGGATAGTGGGCCAGCCGCACGTAGTTGCAGTTCATGTCCTTCGCCCATTGCAGCAGCATGCGCATGTCGCCGGTGCCGCGCAGGCGCCCGGGAATCAGCGGGTTCTCGTCGTGGATCGAGATGCCACGCCAGAACGTGGACTTGCCGTTCAGGAGGATGTCGCGGCCCTTCGTCGCGATCATGCGAAAGCCGATGCGGTCTTCCACCTTGTCGCTGCCCGATGCGATCGTCACGCCATACAGCTTGGGGTCTTCCGGGGACCAGTAGCGCAGCTTGCCGACGGGGATGCGGATGGCCGCGCGGCCGCCGGCGTCGGTGCGCACCCTGGCGGAGACGTTCGCCTCGGGGATCGTCACCGTGATTTCCTGGTTCACCTGGCTGCCGTCGAGCTGCACATACCCCTCGATGCGGCGCGCGTCGCCCCTGGCCAGCTGCACCTTGTAGTCGGCGATATAGGTCGACGGCACCTCGGCCAGCAGCACGTCGCGCGTGATGCCGCCGTAGTTCCACCAGTCGGTGGAGACGGTGGGGATCTCGTCCTGGTGGCGCTTGTTGTCCGCCTTGACGATCACGGTGTTCTGCCCGGCGTTCAACTTGCCCGTGACCTCGAACTGGAACGGTGTGAAGCCGCCCTTGTGGCTGCCCAGTTTTTTGCCGTTCAGGTAGACGTGCGCTTCATAGTTGACGGCGCCGAAGTACAGGAAATAGCGCTTGTCCGCCTTCGGCGCGGCGGCGAATTTCTGCCGCATCCACACGGTGCCTTCGTAGAATTCCAGCCTGGCATCCTGGGAATTCCAGTCGCCGGGGATCGCCAGCGTGGGCGAGCCATCGAAGCTGTATTCGACCACGTCGCCCTTGTCCTTGGGCTGGCGGTCGTCGAAGTAGCCGCCCGTGCCCTTTTCCGATGCGTCGTAGGGTTTGCGGCGGTAATCGTAGTACCCGGTTTCATAGGGGTCGACGATGTGGTGCCAGCGTCCGTCCAGGTTCTGGTGCGTGCGGCCGTGGATGTTCTGCAGTGCCGGATCGGCGCACGCCGCGCAATGCCATGCCAGCGCGGCGGCCGCGATGGCGGAAAACCGGTTCAGCATCGTGTCCCCTTTATCGTTATCGTGTTGCTGGTACCGCTACCAATTTTTGTGAAAATAGTAAGCCGGGCTGGGCGGGAAGTCAAAGCAAAAAATGCGGGGATGAAACGCCGGCCGGCAGCAGGGCTGCCGGCCGGTCGAAGGTTCCTACCTGGCAGCGGCAACGGGGGGCAAGCCCGGCGATGTGTCCCGCGTTTCCCACGCTGTCCAGCAGCAGGAAATCAGCAGGATCGCGACGAGCGTGCCGAGCGGCACGGCCAGCAGTGCGGGAAACGCGAAGGCCAGCGTGAGCAGGCGTGCCCAGTTATGCGCGTACCAGGCGCCCCATCCGATCAGCGCGTGGGCGAGCACGAGGCCGGCGACCACGCACGGCACGTGCCAGTCGATACCATTATCGATGACGCGCGCCATGTACAGCAGGGCGAGGAGCAGCGCGATATAGAAGCCGGCAAAGGCGAAATGGGCACGGGCCGCCTTGATATGGTTGTGCATAGATGACCTCCTGGATTGGTGGTCAATTTTTGTTTATCCAGAAAGTTTCTTTCTTGATTCGCAACATTAAAAATCCTGATTCGTTTCCAATCCGCAACGACAGAGGTGATGCCGGCTTAACACGACCTTAATGGTCGCTCCTGCCCGGCCGCGGGTAGCCGGACCGTATATGTTGTCGAGGTCACAACGTGGTAAGCTTCGGCGCGCACTTTCCGCTGCGCATCCCGACACCTCCCTTACC contains:
- a CDS encoding YkgJ family cysteine cluster protein encodes the protein MNCRDHCGACCTAPSITSPIPGMPNGKPAGVRCVQLDDDNRCRIFGKPERPAFCGGLQPSAEMCGADREQAMLWLGELERITAPVA
- a CDS encoding LacI family DNA-binding transcriptional regulator, with translation MGDDSNGDDTRRRRRKGLGLTLRDVARLANVAPITASRALNTPDAVSDEILQRVKDAVERTGYVPNLLAGGLASRRSRLVAAVVPTITGSVFLETVQALTETLAANGYQMMLGQSGYHGSREDALLETIIGRRPDGVILTGIMHSTLARRRLVASGIPVVETWDLTPTPVDMLVGFSHEKVGAAVAQFLHKRGRRRIACISADDERALRRNLAFANAAQALGADVVPTHMVPAPSSVASGREGLRALLAKDASLDAIFCSSDMVALGVLTEAHVQGIRVPEQLAIIGLGDLAMSRELHPALTSVRVDGTLIGHTAAQYIMQRADGLTVAEPVRDVGFTIVERETT
- the gudD gene encoding glucarate dehydratase, with the protein product MNDTPVITSARVIPVAGRDSMLLNLSGAHAPFFTRNLLILTDSAGRQGVGEVPGGEAIRKTLEEAEALIVGRPVGDYNAVLNSARTAFASRDARGRGVQTFDLRVAIHAVTAIECAMLDLLGQFLGVPLAALLGEGQQRDQVPMLGYLFYIGDRNKTDLPYASEADAPDAWSRLRHEEALTPEAVVALAEAAYERYGFRDFKLKGGVLRGEEEIEAVTALAERFPGARITLDPNGGWLLKDAIRLCRDKGDVLAYAEDPCGPENGYSGREVMAEFRRATGLPTATNMIATDWREMSHAIALQSVTIPLADPHFWTMQGSVRVAQLCQAFGLTWGSHSNNHFDVSLAMFTHVAAAAPGNITAIDTHWIWQDGQRLTKEPLKIAGGLVDVPKKPGLGVELDMAEVEAAHQRYLGMGLGARNDAIAMQFLVPGWQFDSKRPCLVR
- a CDS encoding glycoside hydrolase family 3 N-terminal domain-containing protein, giving the protein MTLRPAALAVSLIAMPALSLAQDAIDRKVDALLKRMTLQEKVGQLHQLSGAEATGPEAAKRASQNSEIRAGNVGSVLNIKGAKETREAQALALQSRLKIPLLFGLDVIHGYRTVFPVPIGEAASWDLEAIEQSARVAAREAAAAGIHWTFAPMVDIGRDPRWGRVMEGAGEDTHLGSKIAVARVRGFQGAALGATDRVMATAKHFAAYGAAIAGRDYNAVDMSPQQLHEVYLPPFKAAADAGVATFMNSFNTLNGVPATGSALLQRDILKGEWKYRGFVVSDWASVKEMVLHGYAKDLSDAAVKAINAGSDMDMEGEAYIAHLAQAVKDGKVPQKNVDDAVRRILRKKFEMGLFDDPYRFSDPQREQAVLADPAHRAIARDVARKSLVLLKNERNVLPLAKNARHIAVIGPLADSRRDLEGGWVVSDVRGEVVSVLDGIRNGAPRAQVSHAAACAPGCATAEGFDAAVAAAAKADVIVLAVGETWDMSGEAKSRTDIGLPGRQTELFQRLKATGKPVVAVLFAGRPMIFNEIADHADAILYAWFPGSEGGNAVADVLFGDYNPSGKLPATFPRNLGQIPISYAQYNTGRPVVDEKDIVYRSAYIDSPNTPRYAFGHGKSYTEFGYSGVQLDRTVLRAGQTATLSFELENRGKVAGTEIAQLYIRDMVASVVRPLKELKGFAKVHLQPGERRRVTFTIDRDTLAFFNSQLKWGAEPGEFKLMVGSASDDVRLETTLHLQ
- a CDS encoding glycoside hydrolase family 2 TIM barrel-domain containing protein; the encoded protein is MLNRFSAIAAAALAWHCAACADPALQNIHGRTHQNLDGRWHHIVDPYETGYYDYRRKPYDASEKGTGGYFDDRQPKDKGDVVEYSFDGSPTLAIPGDWNSQDARLEFYEGTVWMRQKFAAAPKADKRYFLYFGAVNYEAHVYLNGKKLGSHKGGFTPFQFEVTGKLNAGQNTVIVKADNKRHQDEIPTVSTDWWNYGGITRDVLLAEVPSTYIADYKVQLARGDARRIEGYVQLDGSQVNQEITVTIPEANVSARVRTDAGGRAAIRIPVGKLRYWSPEDPKLYGVTIASGSDKVEDRIGFRMIATKGRDILLNGKSTFWRGISIHDENPLIPGRLRGTGDMRMLLQWAKDMNCNYVRLAHYPHSEEMIRLADEMGLMVWAEVPVYWTISWENPATLKNAQQQLTELVVRDKNRASVVVWSIGNETPVSEPRNAFMFKLADTVRALDDTRLVGAALEVHRNGNEVTVEDPLADKLDLASFNEYAGWYWASNKDMLDFHFNIPYDKPVIITEFGADALGGFHGDADTRWSEEYQDQLYKNQFRMLEAIPGLRGMTPWILVDFRSPRRPHPYYQDFWNRKGLITQSGKRKLAFHTLKAYYDKKQQQYK